Genomic window (Acidobacteriota bacterium):
GCGCCAATCAACGCCAGCACTCCCAGCAGACCCTGCACGAAACGCTGCCAAGTCTCGACGACTTGAGAATCCTTGTCTGAATCAAACATGAAATGGCGACCGCTCGGCCCGAACGCAGGAGGGAGGATTCCGGGCAGGCTCTATGCTGCCGGATTCCGGGACATGATAATAGGGTACCGAAGTGCGTGGTACGGCCGTGTCGGATGAGGCCGGTGAATCTGCTAGAAAAACGATTTTCTCAACGCTTCCAGGGGAATACAATACCCGCGAATGCGCACTCTTACTGCTGGCCTCGCCTGTTCCTTCCTTTTGCTACTCTCCGCCTGCGGAGGCGGAGGATCTAGCACGCAGCCCGTTAACAGCGTGTCGCTGACACTTGCCTCTTCCTCCACACTGGTATTTACGGGTCAATCCGGCACGACGATCAATGCCACAGTGAGTCGTCAAGGAACGGTCGGGAGCGTCACACTGCAAGTGCAGGGCTTGCCGACCGGAGCATCGGCGGACATCACTTCTCCGAATTCGTCGAACGCGGGCAGCATCACGTTTACCGCTCCGACGGCAGCCGCTACAACCTATCCGCTGACGGTGACCGCGAGTGATGGATCCGTCAGCGATTCGGCCACGTTCTCTCTCGTGGTGGGGGCCGTCGCACAGATTGGAGCGAGCAGCAACGGCGCTTTCCAATTGGCGATGGCCACATCGTTTCAACCCGCCGAGTGGGACTACCAGTTCTTCACGCTCAACCCCACTGCGACCACAACCCTGCAAGACCTGCAATCGCAACACACGCGTTTACAGGGAATTTCCGGTGGAGTGCCCCAAAAGACTCTGGCCGCTTGGGATTTCACGATGCTCGACGCCATCACGCAGCCCGTGTTGGGCGTGGGCGACCATAGTCCTGAATTTCAGATCGCCAAAGGGCCGCCCTTGCTGTACACGGGCAACGACAGCAACAACAGTTTTCGCGATCTCACATTTCAAGAGCTGGCGAACTACTCACAAAATCTGGTTCGCTACTACAACACGGGAGGGTTCACCTCGGGGGATGGAGCCTTTCATGTCTCACCTGCCTATCCCACCGAGGTGATCACGTGGTGGGGAATTTACAACGAGCCCAACATCAACAACAACCTCACGCCGCAGCAGTATGTAACGCTCTACAACGCGACCGTGCCGAAGATGCAGGCGGTCGATCCATCGCTGAAGTACGTTGCGTTGGAATTGGCGGACTTCGGAACCGAGCCGCAAAACTGGGTTCCACCTTTCGTCAACGGAGTGACGGCTCACGTTGACGTGATGGCGACGCATTTCTATTCCACCTGCAATCAGAAAGACAACGATGCGACAGTATTCGCGACCGTCCCGGGATTCGTTTCCGACGTGCAGTTCTTCTATGCGCAGATGGCGACCAATCCTGCGCTCGCCAATGTTCCGTTGTGGGTGACGGAAAACAACGTGAATGCGGACTTCGACAAAGGCGGCGGTATCAGCGCCTGTAACGGAGGCGCATTTGTCACCGACCTGCGAGGATCGAGCGCATTCTTTGCGGCGTGGCGACCCTATGTCTTCTCGCAATTTGGGAAAGCGGGAGTCGAGGCGCTCTACCACTGGGATTTCGACGCTGACAAACAGTTCGGAGAAGTTGACTACAACACGGGAGCCTTGCAGCTCAGCTATTGGGTCGACTATTGGCTGGCTCGGATGTTCCCGTCACCTCCGGGAGCCACGTTGCTCGACTACACCGCGACGGACACGACTGACCTGGAAATTCTGCCAGTTCGGAATGCTGACAACAGCGTGACCGTGATGGTGGCGAACTATGCTCTCCATGCAACGGGCGACAACAACGGCACGGGTTCGCCGCGCACGGTTCAAATCGATACTTCGGCCTTCGGTGCTTTTGCGTCAGCGAGTCTGCTGACCATCGACGCGAGTACAAACGTAGCAACCGGCCCGGCCGCAACATCGGTCACGCCGGCCGCGCAAATCAATATCACACTCAATGGCTACGGCGTTGCTTTCCTGACTTTGAAGTAACACGCAAGATTCGAAGACCGTCGTTGGACGGTAGTATTCCGCGTTGAGATCGCGCGACGTCGTGCGCTCTTCCCTCTCGTTACGTAGAGACGGGGCTTGCCCCGTCTCCTCCTCAAGGTCCCTATGGTTTGATCCGCGCTTAGACTCGCTCCAGTTCGCGGTGTGTCCGCTCGCTGGCCACATTCCCGGTGTTAAGAGTGCCTGCAGGCTCGAAGAGCAGGAACCAGCATTCTTCCTCGGCCACCGGTTTGTGCTCGACGCCGCGCGGCACCACGATAAACTCACCTTCCTCGATCCACTCATGATGATCGAGAAATTCCATGCGGAAGCGGCCCTTCACCACCAGAAACATTTCGTCTTCGTTATCGTGATGATGAAAAATGAACTCGCCCTTGATCTTGTCGAACTTCACGGCCTGGCCGTTGAGTTCGGCACCGATGTAGGGCTTCCAGTATTCCGTTATCTTCGAGAATTTTTCGGCAATGTTGACCTTGGACATGAAGACCTCAGGGAGAAATTTACCGTATCTGAGAGTTTGATTTACTTCGAAGGGAGAGGGTCGCAAGAAATCCGGCGGCTGATAGCCGGCCAACCCTCTTAGATCTGTCATCCCGAGCGCAGCGAGGGATCTGCAGTTGGCCGCCGCCGGGAGAAACTGCAGATCCCTCGTCGCCTTCGGTTCCTCGGGATGACAGTTTCATGGGTTCTGTTGGTTACATGCGCAAGGTCATCCGTTCGTGTCCGCATGGACTCTTCGAATGATCTTTGTCTTCAGTTCCTTCCCGTCGCAAAACAAAAGCCGCCAGCATTTTCGCTGGCGGCTAACCCCTGCCGAGCTTTGCTCGGCTGGACAGGTCGAAGACCTGTCCCCACACCACTACAACACTAGCTCTCGTACAGCAGCACACCTTCCGCTTTTTCTGCGTCCACGGGACGGTAGTACAGTTTGTTGTCCTCGAGGAACACTTCGATGAACGCCGGCCGGGTTGTGATCGTACCCTGGATCAGCGCTTCCGAAAGCGGGTCTTCGATGTACTTCTGCAACGCGCGACGCAGCGGACGAGCTCCGTAATTGCGGTCGGTGAGCGTCTGGTTGAGAATCCATTTCTTGGCTTCGTCGGCCACCGTCACGGTGATCGAGCGCTGCGCAAGGTTCTGGTTGAGCTGGTTGACCATCAGTTCCAGAATCTGGATCAGGTCGTTTTCGCCGAGCGCCATGAACAGGATGATTTCATCCACGCGGTTCAGGAACTCGGGGTTGAAGGTGCGCTTGACCTCGTTCTTCACCAGGTCTTCGACCTTTTCGGAGACCATGCCTTCGCTCGAAGACTGGAAGCCCAGGCCTTCGCGTTTCATCAGGAAACGCGCGCCGATGTTCGACGTCATGATCAGGATGACGTTCTTGAAATCGACCGTGTTGCCGAGGCCGTCGGTTAACTGGCCGTCTTCAAACACCTGCAACAGGATGTTAAACACATCCGGATGCGCCTTTTCGATTTCGTCGAGCAACACGACGGAGTACGGAGCACGCTTTACACGTTCTGTGAGCTGTCCGCCTTCTTCGTAGCCGACATATCCCGGAGGCGATCCGATCAGCTTCGAGACCGAATGCTTCTCCATGAATTCCGACATGTCGAAGCGGACGAGAGCCTTGTCGCTGCCGAACATGAACTGCGCCAGCGTGCGGGCAACTTCCGTCTTACCGACGCCGGTCGGTCCTAGAAACAGGAACGATCCGATCGGGCGATTCGGGCTCTTCAAGCCTGCGCGGCTGCGGCGAATGGCGCGGGCCAAAGCGCTGATCGCTTTGTCCTGCGAGATGATCCGCTTGTGCAGTTCTTCTTCGATGCGCAGTAGTTTTTGCGTTTCTTCTTCTTTAATCGAGGTGATCGGAACGCCGGTCCAGCGCGATACCACGTCCTCGATGTCCTCCCGACCGACTACGCCAGTGGAGGATTCATCGAGGTGGTATTTTTCGCGAAGGGCGCGCAGGTTTTCGCGCTCCTTGCGTTCTTCGTCCGAGTAGAAGCGGGCCTTCTCGAACTCGTGGTTCGCGATGGCATTCTCCATACGATGGACGATGAACTTGATACGTTTCTGGACTTCCGTCAACTCTTCGGGCAACGAAGTCTGGCGCAGTTTCACGCGCGCTCCCGCTTCGTCGATCAAATCAATCGCCTTGTCCGGCAGGAAACGGTCCGGAATATAACGGCTGGAGTGCGATACGGAGAAATTGATCGCGTCGTCGGTATAGGTGACGGCGTGAAACTTCTCGTAGCGCTCTTTGATGCCGTTCAAAATTTTGACCGCATCGGATTCGTTCGGCGGCGGAACCTTCACTGCCTGGAAACGACGCTCGAGTGAACGATCTTTCTCGATCGACTTGCGATACTCGCCCGGAGTCGTGGCGCCGATGCATTGAATTTCGCCGCGCGACAGAGCCGGCTTCAGAATGTTGGCGGCATCGAGCGAACCTTCCGCCGATCCGGCGCCAACCAATGTGTGCAACTCATCGATAAAGATGATGGAATTCTGCGACTCCATCAGTTCCTTCATGATGGTTTTGAGGCGCTCTTCAAATTGTCCGCGATACTTGGTCCCGGCAACAATTAGCGACAGGTCTAGAGCAAGGATGCGCTTGTCGGCGAGGAACGAAGGAACTTCGCCGTCCGCGATCCGCTGCGCCAAGCCTTCGACGATGGCCGTCTTGCCAACGCCCGGTTCGCCAATCAAGACCGGATTGTTCTTGGTGCGGCGGCACAAAATCTGGATCACGCGCTCAACTTCGCCATCGCGACCGACCAGCGGATCGAGTTGTGTATCCATCGCGGCCTGGGTCAGGTCGCGCGAGAACTCGCTCAATAAAGAAGACTCGCGCTGCCCACGTTGCGGCTGCGCTTTTTCCTGGCTGGTACGGGCCAGTTCCTCGCGGATCGTCGACAGACGAAGTCCACGCTCATGCAGTATCTCTGCGGCAAAGCATTTTTCTTCGCGCAGCAGCCCGAGCAACAGGTGCTCGGTTCCAATGTGTTTATGCGACAGCCGTTCCGCTTCTTCCGCGGCATAGGCGAGCACGCGCTTGCACTCATTACTTAAAGGAAGGTCGACTGAGGTCGAAACCTTCTCGCGAATCGTGGTGTGACCCTCAATCTGCTTGCGGATCGATTCCACGGACGCGTGTGAGCGCAGGAAGCGGTTGGTCAGGGCCTTATCTTCCCTCAGCAGTCCGAGCAGCAGGTGTTCGGTCTCGATGTAGGGAGATCCGAACTGGCTGGCCTCGTACCGCGCAAAAAAGATGACGCGCCTGGCTTTCTCCGTGTAGCGTTCAAACATATACTTCATTCCCCCTGAGCTCTTGCGAAGAACCGAGCCTGCTCGCTCGCTCTCCTACCACCCTAACCTCATTATGCAATCCATTGGTCCACTACCCAAACCTTACCACTCTTAAAGTAACATCTGACGGCGGTCTCGCCGGGTACTTTGGTTTGGACCACTCGTCGAGTCCGTCTTCCCAAGTTCTGCATTGCCTCACGCCGGAAGCGACTCCGGCGCTACTTCCTCTATTTTGCCTCGATCCAGCCGTAGCACTCTATGGCACCGTCGTGCAAAATCCAGGTTGTGCGTCGCGATCAATGAAGTCAGCTGATGCTCGCGATGCAAACGCGCAATCAATTCAAAAACCACTTCCGCAGTGCGTCCATCGAGATCGCCAGTCGGTTCATCGGCGAGCAGGAGTTGCGGCTTGGTGATGAGCGCGCGAGCCAGAGCTAGTCGCTGCTGCTCGCCTCCGGAAAGTTCGCCCGAACGATGATGGCCGCGGGCTTCCAGTCCGACCTGGCGCAACCAGTTGGATGCTTCGAGCGAAGCGGCCGGCAGAGTCTGCCCCCGCGTGAGCAGTGGCATGGCCACATTTTCAAGCGCGGTAAATTCGGGCAGCAGGTAGTGAAACTGCCATACAAAGCCGATTTCACGGTTACGAAATTCAGCAGCGCCGTCTTCGGAGAGCGAATTCACCTGAGAGTGCGCGCAGTATACGGCACCCGCAGAGGGACGTTCAAGCGCTCCGACGATGTGCAACAAGGTACTCTTACCGGTACCCGATTGCCCCACGATCGCCAGCATCTCTCCTTTGTTTACCTGGAAAGACAGATTCTCAAAGAGCACCAGATCCGCTTCGCCTGAGCGAAAGACCTTTTTCAAACCTTCCACCCGCACCAGCGGGCTTTGCTCTATTGGATGCAAATCACCCCTCCTACGGATCAAAGGGCCTCAGGACCATCGCTGCACTGTCGATTACAACACGGTAGAAGCGAGTCCTGATTCCATTAGAGCACGAAGAAGATGGCGTTGCTCCAATCGCGATTTTGACCTCGAAAAGGCGATCTGCGAAAAACTGTATACCCGAAATAACCGCCTGTAATGTGACCGTGGTCACACGCGTAGGGAAGCAGCTCGGAACCGTCTGAGGCGGGCTAAAACGAGCGGCAACAGTCTACCGATTATTCCTGCGGTCGCACCTGCAGATTGTTGAAAGCCGCCTGTGCTGAGGGCAGAACTGTCGTCGCCGCGGGTGTCCAATTCCTGCGTTCCACGAAGGTTGGGGGTTCGTAGGTCTTGCCGGCAGCCAGCCGACGGTCTTCTCGGCGGGTCGTCCAGAGCAGTGCTGGACCTCCCACCCATGCGGAGACCCGAGACACCATGCCGAACTCCTTCGCCAGTTCACGCCGCAATGCGCGAATCTGTTCGCTCGCCTCGCGGTTCACTTTGCGGAAGTAGTGTTCCGCAGTCCAGAGCGCGGCGCTGTAAACGGTGCGGAGTTTTGCATTGTCGCGCGCAAAGCGTTCCCGCACGCGCGCGTCAGGATAATCCCGATACCGTTGCCACCCCTGCAGCATGGTCTGACACATGCGAGCCAGGCTGGGACCGTTGCGTTCGAAGTCGCGCTGGAACGCCCAGTCGAGATAACGCTTGGAATCGTCGCGCGAAATTGCGGCGTGCCGAAAATTGAATTTATGCTGTCCGTGAATGTCGGCGAAATCGATTCCTTCCAGCATCCTCCCCTGCTCCGACATTTCCTTGTACAGCGGCGTTCCCGGCACCGGAGTGTAGAGCATGAACTGATGGAAGTCGGTTTGATGCGCCACCGCGTATTCGATTTCTTCGAGGATGTTCTCTGGCGTGTGATGTTCGAGGCCAACGATGGTCGAGCCCTGGACGCGAATCCCATGTTGCCGCAATTCCCGCGTCAGTTGATGAGAGTCCGTGCCATCGAGTTTTACATATTTCGATCGAGGTGACTCGAGGCCCATCCATATCCACGAGACACCGAGTTCCACCAGTTCTTCCATCTTGTATTTGCGGATCGCGTTCGCCGAAGCGAAGACCGCCATACCCCAGACTTTGTTCCCTTCTTTCATTCGCTGCAGCAATTGCAGCGCACGCTCGCGATGGAGCAGAAAATTCTCATCCATCACAAAAAATGTCTGGACCCCGAGCGAGGCCTCTGCCTGGCACATGACTTCGTAGAGCTGGTCGCCAGTCTCGTAAAAGTTGATGAAGTTTCCCTTGCCGCCAAAAAAAGCCGAAGTCGTACAGAAGTTACAGCCCATCGGACAGCCCACCGACGGAATGATCGTGGCAGCGGTGCCTCCTTTACTCTCAGGAAGCTTGATGCCCAGGATGCGCGTGTCCATGCCGGAAACAATTTCAGGATGCCGAACCGGTGCGTGGTCATCTTCGCCGAGGTAGCGACGCATCCAGGAGATACCTTCGCCGCGCACGATGTGGTCAGCATCGATCATGCCTTCGAGCCCGGGGACCGCAGCCACGTGGCCGCCGATCACAATCTGGGAATGGGGTGACAACTCCCGCACCATGCGGCACATCTCGCGAACCTTTCCGAGATTCACGATGATCGAGGAAATTCCAACAACGTCATAGTTGTTGTCTAGAAGTTCGCGGGCAAAATCTTCTCGCTCCGGAAAATCGAGGACGGTACAGGGCGCCGAAATATTCTGCTGGATCATCATGATCCCCCACGACCGGTGAAACATACGCAGCGAGAACCCGCCCTGCGCACGCGTGACCTGGTTGTGGTAAAGCTCCATTGGATTAATCGCGCGGCTCCCAAATTCGTCGTCCTGCGCGTAGGGGCCGAATACAGAGGTCAGAAGTACGCGCGCACGGGTGCCTTTGGGATGGGCTGGTGTTGAGTTGATCATGTCTTCAAGGCTAGTAAACGGGTGGGGTCGAGGTCTGTGATGAGAGTCGAAGAATCCCAAAGAATACAAAAGTGTTACAAGGCCGATCTGAATTGAAAACACTCCTTCGCGTGCTGGGCGGCGTTTTGCCGCAAACCTCGCTATTAAGTGCTTTGAATCCTGTGTCATTGGCAAGACTAAAGATCAGCAAAAGTGACGCTCCAGCCGCAAAACTCTTCACAGTTGACACGCGTCTCGTTTCAACGCTACAGTCCCTTTCAAGTTCGCCAGTACCAGTTGTCGCTCGGTGAATCCCAACCCCCGTGCAGTTCACAACTTAAGAGGACCTTCATGACCCTTCGCAGGCGTATTCCCGCAGTCATTCTTGTCGTGCTGGCAATTGCCGGTGTGACCGCAGTCTTCGTGACCACGTTGTCAACGACCTCCAGCGCCGCGTCCAATCCTAAGATTGCGGCTCGCCTGCTGAAAGAAACGGCGCACGGAAACGGAACCGAAGCACTCGTTGTTCTGTCCGAACAAGCGAACCTGAAAGCGGCCGCTACCTTGCCGACCAAGGAAGCAAAAGGGCGTTTCGTTGTGAACACGCTGCGCGAAGTTGCCAGCCGCACACAGGCGCCGATCATCGCGATGCTCGAAAAGCGTGGCATTCCGTATCAGTCATTTTGGGCCGTCAACATGATCCAGGTGAGCGGCAATCGTGCGCTGCTGGATGAACTCGCCAGCCGCACCGACGTGAAACAGATCGATGCGAATCCTCATGTACGAACCAGTCTTCCGGTTCCAACCACGTTCGACGCTCCCGATCAGGCCAGCGGAATTGAGTGGAACGTGACCAAGGTGAAAGCGCCGAAGGTTTGGGCGCTGGGCTTCAAGGGCGAAGGAAGAGTCGTTGCCGGAGCAGATACGGGCGTGCAATGGGATCATCCCTCACTCAAGGGCCACTACCGCGGGTGGAACGGGACGAAGGTCAATCACGACTTCAACTGGCATGACGCAACCTCGCAGCATCTGGCGACGCCCACCGATCCATTTGGACACGGCACCTTTACGGTTAGCCAGATGGTCGGCGACGACGGCGCGGGCAACCAGATCGGCGTCGCTCCCGGCGCGAAGTGGATCGCCTGCCGCAATATGGACGCGAGCGGCACTGGATCGCCGACAACATACACGGAGTGCTTCCAGTTCCTGATGGCGCCTTACCCGGTTGGTGGAAACCCTAATCAGGGTGATCCGACCAAGGCACCCGATTCGATCAACAATTCCTGGACCTGTCCGGCGAGTGAAGGCTGCTCCGCTAACACGCTTCTCCAGATCGTGGACAACGTGCGCGCCGCCGGAATCTTCCCCGCGATGGCAGCGGGCAATTCTGGATCATCCTGCTCCAGCATCACCGATCCGCCAGCGATCTATGACAGCTCGGTGAGTGTGGGTGCAACCGACTCTACGAACCACATTGCCAGTTTCAGCAGCCGCGGCCCGATCACGGCCGATGGCAGCAATCGCCGCAAGCCCGATATTTCGGCTCCCGGCGTTAACATTCGCGGCGCAGTACCCACCAATGCATATCAATCCGGTTGGTCGGGAACGTCCATGGCCACTCCGCACATCGCGGGCGCGATCGCGCTGCTCTGGCAGGCAAAGCCAGCCTTGAAAGGCAACGTGGATGCCACCGAGACTCTTCTAGAAAAGAAGGCAATGCACCTGAAGACCACGGAAACCTGCGGCGGAACACAAGGCAAGGTTCCGAACAACGTCTTCGGATACGGGCTGTTGAATATCTATAAGGCGGTGATTGCACCGTAGCAGCTTCGACCTGTGAGAAGAAAGTTTACGTAGAGACGCGGCTTGCCGCGTCTCTTTTTTTGTGGGGTGCGATTGCGATCAGGAACTATTCGTAGCGCAAGGCTTCAGCCGGCAGAATCCGAGCCGCCGACCATGACGGATAGATCGTCGCAACCAACGAGATTCCGATCGACACCAGCGCAACGATTACACCGTCCATAATCCGGGGCACGAAGGGAACGTAGTCGATGGAATAGACTTCCGGCGAGAGTGAAATGAAATGGTAGTGACCGCCCGCCCAAGAGATCGCGTATCCCAGCACCAGGCCAGCGGCGGTTCCAATCACGCCGATCAAAACTCCCTGCGCGATAAACACCCGCCGAATCTGAGACTTCTTCGTCCCCAGCGCGATCAGCACGGCGATATCTTTTGTTTTTTCCATCACCATCATGGTCAGCGAGATGAGGATATTCAGCGCCGCCACGAACACAATCAGCCCGATCGTGATGAACGTCACGACCCGCTCCAGGCGTAGCGCGCGAAACAGAGCCTTGTTCTGCTCCATCCAACTGGTCGCCATGAAGCCGTGTCCAGCCGCCTCTTCGAGCTGACGGGCAACATCGTTGGCGGCATAGATATCGTCAAGCTTGAATTCGATCACCGAAATCAAATCGCCGAGTCCGAACAGCTGTTGCGCATCCGAAAGACGTGTGAACGCCCACGAAGAGTCGTAGTCGAAGAATCCCGAGTTAAATATCCCAACAACTTTGAATCTCAAATACTTCGGCACCATGCCGAACGGAGTCAGTTCTCCCTGCGGACTCGTGACCAGCACGACCGATCCCACGCTGGCGCCGATCTGTTCGGCCATTTCCTTGCCGAGAATAATCGGCGGCATCGCGGCAACACGCTCGTGCACGCCGGCCAGGTCATCGGGCGATGTGCCGCCTGCTGACTGATCTGCGTGGGGACGGGTCTCTGACCCTTCCATGCCGGGTCGAAGACCCGGCAGCGCTGGATCGGCCTCCAGCGGCACCGCCGATCCCAGCGTCACCGTCTTCAGCAGATCGCTGACTTTGCTTTCATACGACGGCAGCAGCCCCTTCACAACCGCTCCCCGCGCCCGCGGCCCGCGCGAGATCAGCACTTGCTCATAAATCGCCGGAGCCACTGCCACCACGTGCGGTTGCTTCGACAACTTTTCGAGCAACGGACGCCAGTCCTGAATCCCGTCGCTCTGCACCCGCAACAGGCTGACATGCGCCGTCGACCCAAGTAATCGTTGTTGTAGGTCCTGCCGGAAGCCATTATTGATGGCCAAAGCAACAATCAGCGAGGCCACTCCAGCCGCAACACCTGCGATAGAAATTCCTGTGATCACGCCGATGAACGCCTGGCGGCGTTTCGCCCGGAGATAACGCGTCGCGATAAAGAGTTCAAAGCGCATGAGGACGGGGAGCTCTCAGCCATCAACATTCAGCCAATGCGGATTATATCTGGGTCTGCCTACAGGATTCGCGGGATGAACGCAGGAACAGAACGACGATACGCGCGATACTCTTCGCCAAACCGCTTATCCAACTCCGCATCCTCCATCCGAATCATCACCGCGCCGGTCACGATCGCAAAGACCGTAAGACCCCAACAGACGACGAGGCCCGTCCCCATGCTCCACGCCAGCATCTCGCAGAAATGCGCCAGGTACAAAGGATGCCGCACGCGAGCACGAATGCCTCCCGTAACGAGTCGCTGATCGCGGTTCCCGGCGTGAATCTCCGGCAGGCCGCCGAGTTGCTTGGCGCTGAAGTTCTTACTGGATCGAAAATAGAGATACAGGCCGGTGGCAAAGAACACTGCGGCAGGAAGCCAGTTCCAGACTCCTCGATAGAGTGCCACATGCCGCCACTGAGATGTGGCGATGGCCACGACGATCCACATCAAAACCCAAACAGGTACGAGTATGCGATACGGAGATCGCCGCTGCGATCGCCAGCGATCCGCGAATGGGTGAATCGTCAGCCAGAAAGCTGGGATCGTCGAATACACCACGCAGGCCAGCCAACCAATGATGTTCAGTCCCCCGCGCATAGATATGAAATCTTAGCAGCCGGCGAGGATTGGTCCCGGAGGGACCGCTGACAATAGCCCGCCAGGTTTCCCCAGCGCTAAAGCGCTGGGCTATTATCGCTCGCCCTCCGGGGCTTGGATTTGCCCGCCTCGGCACCTGCCGCCTTACAGCACATCAGCATCTCGGTGATTTACAATCTTGAGTTCCCTTTTCGGAGAGACCCACTGTGATCCCACGCTATACCCGGCCCGAAATGGCCCGCATCTGGAGTGACGAAAACCGCTTCCGCACCTGGCTGGCCGTTGAAGTCGCTGCCACCGAGACCCTGGCCGAGGCTGGCATCGTGCCAAAAGAAGCGGCGAAGGCGATCCGCCAGCGCGCCAACTTCAATGTGGACCGCATCTTCCAGATTGAAGCCGAGGTCAAGCACGACGTCATCGCCTTCACCACTGCGGTCGCGGAAATCGTCGGGCCGCATGCGCGCTGGTTTCACTACGGATTGACCTCCAACGACGTGGTCGACACGGCGCAGGCCCTCCTCATCCAGCAGGCGTCCTCGCTGATTGCAGGCGATCTGGAACGGCTCGCGAACGTGCTCGAACGTCGCGCCTGGGAATTCAAAGACACGCCCATGATCGGTCGGACCCATGGCGTCCACGCCGAGCCAATTACGTTTGGCTTCAAGATCGCTAACTGGTATTCCGAGACGCAGCGCAACATCGTGCGATTCAAAGCGGCCACCGAAGACTTGCGCGTGGGAAAATTCTCCGGCGCAGTGGGCACGTTCGCGCATCTGTCACCGGAACTCGAAGAAAAAATCTGTGCGCGCCTGGGATTGAAAGCCGCCGCCGTATCTTCGCAGGTCATTCAACGCGACCGGCACGCGAACTATCTCGCGACCTTAGCCGTGGTCGCTTCAACCCTCGATAAGATCGCCACCGAAATTCGCCACCTGCAACGGACTGAAGTCCGCGAGGCAGAGGAATTTTTCAGCGAGAAGCAAAAAGGCTCGTCGGCGATGCCGCACAAGCGCAATCCCGTAACCTGCGAGCAGATCAGCGGACTCGCGCGTGTTGTGCGTGCCAACGCGCAGGCCGGATTTGAGAACGTTCCGCTCTGGCACGAGCGTGATATCTCGCACTCATCCGCCGAGCGCGTCATCATCCCAGACTCGACAACGCTCGCCGACTACCTACTGAACAAGACGTCGAACCTGATCGAGACGATGTT
Coding sequences:
- a CDS encoding ABC transporter permease, whose product is MRFELFIATRYLRAKRRQAFIGVITGISIAGVAAGVASLIVALAINNGFRQDLQQRLLGSTAHVSLLRVQSDGIQDWRPLLEKLSKQPHVVAVAPAIYEQVLISRGPRARGAVVKGLLPSYESKVSDLLKTVTLGSAVPLEADPALPGLRPGMEGSETRPHADQSAGGTSPDDLAGVHERVAAMPPIILGKEMAEQIGASVGSVVLVTSPQGELTPFGMVPKYLRFKVVGIFNSGFFDYDSSWAFTRLSDAQQLFGLGDLISVIEFKLDDIYAANDVARQLEEAAGHGFMATSWMEQNKALFRALRLERVVTFITIGLIVFVAALNILISLTMMVMEKTKDIAVLIALGTKKSQIRRVFIAQGVLIGVIGTAAGLVLGYAISWAGGHYHFISLSPEVYSIDYVPFVPRIMDGVIVALVSIGISLVATIYPSWSAARILPAEALRYE
- a CDS encoding isoprenylcysteine carboxylmethyltransferase family protein, which gives rise to MRGGLNIIGWLACVVYSTIPAFWLTIHPFADRWRSQRRSPYRILVPVWVLMWIVVAIATSQWRHVALYRGVWNWLPAAVFFATGLYLYFRSSKNFSAKQLGGLPEIHAGNRDQRLVTGGIRARVRHPLYLAHFCEMLAWSMGTGLVVCWGLTVFAIVTGAVMIRMEDAELDKRFGEEYRAYRRSVPAFIPRIL
- a CDS encoding adenylosuccinate lyase; protein product: MIPRYTRPEMARIWSDENRFRTWLAVEVAATETLAEAGIVPKEAAKAIRQRANFNVDRIFQIEAEVKHDVIAFTTAVAEIVGPHARWFHYGLTSNDVVDTAQALLIQQASSLIAGDLERLANVLERRAWEFKDTPMIGRTHGVHAEPITFGFKIANWYSETQRNIVRFKAATEDLRVGKFSGAVGTFAHLSPELEEKICARLGLKAAAVSSQVIQRDRHANYLATLAVVASTLDKIATEIRHLQRTEVREAEEFFSEKQKGSSAMPHKRNPVTCEQISGLARVVRANAQAGFENVPLWHERDISHSSAERVIIPDSTTLADYLLNKTSNLIETMFVYPERMLANLHSTRGLVFSGQLLLDLVEAGVSREDAYRLVQENAMRAWREDLDFHALVLAEPKIAGKVPRAKIEHAFDLKRQLKNIDKIFARVFPENGRAKGIARQKSGKGGSTKQRKTSR